In Magnetospirillum sp. XM-1, a single window of DNA contains:
- a CDS encoding TolC family protein, whose translation MRAVRLGALAALAAGIVLAPEARADDLRQLMDDLLRTSDRLVASDADVEGARQNIEVARGGWYPTLTPAVNYGYEKQNKPSGSQDTNAYRNEYSASLKQLVWDFGGVNAQIDKAAATHRQTEATRDGVRQGLMLEGLSAYTNLVRTLQQLNYARESEANIRRQTGLEEAKVDLGSGLSSDVLQAKTQLAGAQAARIQAEFLLAQAQNRFRNVFNKPMQDAKSMVLPKVPLDTLPSSLEVAVATARANSPSIKAATHAVEAARMQAEATKAQGFYPKVEMVGEARNKRNVSGTMGTQQEYLAKMEVSIPINLGLTAINSLKASESSIVATERRLAEGRDQIDEQVGNAWENYMHQKARAESLRNQAVLANEFLELARKERALGNRSLIDVLAGETALINAQSQASSAQADVVIASYTVLAVIGSFDPGVVR comes from the coding sequence ATGCGGGCTGTACGATTGGGCGCTCTGGCGGCGCTGGCGGCAGGGATTGTCTTGGCCCCGGAGGCCAGGGCCGATGATCTCCGCCAACTCATGGACGATCTGCTTCGCACCAGCGACCGCCTCGTCGCATCCGACGCGGATGTCGAAGGCGCGCGCCAGAATATCGAGGTCGCGCGCGGCGGCTGGTATCCGACCCTGACCCCTGCGGTCAATTACGGCTACGAGAAGCAGAACAAGCCCAGCGGGTCGCAGGACACCAACGCCTATCGCAACGAATACAGCGCCAGCCTGAAGCAATTGGTTTGGGACTTCGGTGGCGTGAACGCGCAGATCGACAAGGCGGCCGCCACCCATCGGCAGACCGAGGCCACCCGCGACGGCGTTCGCCAGGGGCTGATGCTGGAGGGGCTTTCCGCCTACACCAATCTGGTCCGGACCCTGCAGCAGTTGAACTATGCCCGCGAATCCGAGGCGAACATCCGCCGGCAGACCGGGTTGGAAGAGGCCAAGGTCGATCTCGGCTCGGGCCTGTCATCCGACGTGCTGCAGGCCAAGACCCAGCTGGCGGGCGCCCAGGCGGCCAGAATTCAAGCGGAATTCCTCCTGGCCCAGGCCCAGAACCGGTTCCGCAACGTCTTCAACAAGCCGATGCAGGACGCCAAGTCCATGGTCCTGCCCAAGGTCCCCCTGGATACGTTGCCGAGCAGCCTGGAAGTGGCCGTGGCCACGGCGCGGGCCAACAGCCCCTCCATCAAGGCCGCGACCCACGCCGTCGAAGCGGCCCGGATGCAGGCGGAAGCCACCAAGGCCCAGGGCTTCTATCCCAAGGTCGAGATGGTGGGCGAGGCCCGCAACAAGCGCAACGTCAGCGGTACCATGGGAACCCAGCAGGAATACCTGGCCAAGATGGAGGTCTCCATCCCCATCAATCTCGGGCTCACGGCCATCAACAGCCTGAAGGCATCGGAAAGCTCCATCGTCGCCACCGAGCGCCGCCTCGCCGAAGGCCGCGACCAGATCGACGAGCAGGTGGGCAATGCCTGGGAAAACTACATGCACCAGAAGGCGCGGGCCGAATCGCTGCGCAATCAGGCGGTGCTGGCCAACGAATTCCTGGAACTGGCCCGAAAGGAGCGCGCGCTCGGCAACCGCTCCCTGATCGACGTGTTGGCGGGCGAGACGGCGCTGATCAACGCCCAGAGCCAGGCCAGCTCGGCCCAGGCGGATGTGGTGATCGCGTCCTATACGGTTCTTGCGGTGATCGGAAGCTTCGACCCGGGCGTGGTGCGCTAG
- a CDS encoding ATP-binding cassette domain-containing protein produces the protein MQELLRRLAAHPLVLAELLASTLFITLLGLASTLFVMLVLNRYVPYGVDATLVTLTSGVLLAVALEFGFREARIRLCGAVTGPTEALRGESAFAALAQARVGVLERLPSGLMQEIMRGLDVIDRVFTPANLCAALDVPFAILTILALIFLSPPLAFIALFFTIVSMGTVVMGERLLRNVVRKAGEGETAAQAALDAAIHGADTLRVFNGGGRALKVWRNARSSVLDARRRLGERQSLVQSITQATAVLQGVVIITVGAVLAVKGDLSVGALVGANIMAARALGPINRMAGLAEMFARADLALRRIQDLMRLPREHQSGAALRSVSGRLEFVDVAFAHPGSSGPLAEHLSLRLDAGMVLAVSGPNGSGKTTLARLLMGLIEPVRGQILVDGVELRQLSMEWWRKQVCYLPQEPELLDGTIETAVRSANPDMDEASFNRVLQSAGLRKWLDSSIDGINTPIAKGGRNLALGVRRRVALARALASGGRFAVFDEPTESLDAEGRAAVYQAMNELAQSGTTIIVFSHDPLVIRGASWMLDLGIKPVPALTGPIRHEAGHD, from the coding sequence GTGCAGGAGCTCCTCCGCCGCCTGGCGGCCCACCCCCTCGTCCTTGCCGAGTTGCTGGCGTCCACCCTGTTCATCACCCTTCTGGGCCTGGCATCGACGCTGTTCGTCATGCTGGTTCTCAATCGCTACGTCCCCTATGGGGTGGATGCGACACTGGTTACCCTTACCTCTGGCGTCCTGCTGGCGGTCGCCCTGGAGTTCGGCTTCCGCGAGGCCCGCATCAGGCTGTGCGGTGCGGTCACCGGTCCGACCGAGGCCCTTCGCGGTGAAAGCGCCTTCGCGGCACTGGCCCAGGCCCGGGTCGGGGTATTGGAGCGCCTGCCATCGGGTCTCATGCAGGAGATCATGCGCGGCCTGGACGTGATCGACCGCGTCTTTACCCCCGCCAATCTCTGCGCCGCCCTGGACGTTCCCTTCGCCATCCTGACCATTCTCGCCCTGATCTTCCTCAGCCCGCCGCTGGCCTTCATCGCCCTGTTCTTCACGATTGTGTCGATGGGAACCGTGGTGATGGGGGAGCGACTGCTCCGAAACGTCGTGCGAAAGGCAGGCGAGGGCGAGACGGCGGCCCAGGCCGCCTTGGACGCGGCCATCCATGGCGCCGACACGCTGCGCGTCTTCAACGGGGGCGGACGCGCCCTCAAAGTCTGGCGCAATGCCCGGAGCTCCGTGCTGGACGCCCGGCGGCGGCTGGGTGAACGGCAAAGCCTGGTTCAGTCCATCACCCAAGCCACGGCCGTACTCCAGGGCGTCGTCATCATAACGGTTGGCGCGGTTCTGGCGGTGAAGGGGGACCTGTCCGTAGGAGCGTTGGTCGGCGCCAACATCATGGCGGCGCGAGCCCTTGGCCCCATCAACCGCATGGCCGGACTGGCCGAGATGTTCGCGCGCGCCGACCTTGCCCTGCGCCGGATTCAGGATCTGATGCGCCTGCCGCGCGAACACCAGTCCGGAGCCGCGCTCCGCTCGGTGAGCGGCAGGCTGGAATTTGTGGACGTGGCCTTTGCCCATCCGGGGTCCTCCGGCCCCCTGGCCGAGCACCTGTCGCTGCGTCTCGACGCCGGCATGGTGCTGGCGGTATCCGGCCCCAACGGCAGCGGCAAGACCACCCTGGCCCGCCTGCTGATGGGGCTGATCGAGCCCGTCCGGGGGCAGATCCTGGTGGACGGGGTCGAATTGCGGCAATTGTCCATGGAGTGGTGGCGAAAGCAGGTCTGCTATCTGCCCCAGGAACCGGAACTGCTGGACGGCACCATCGAGACGGCGGTGCGGTCCGCCAATCCCGACATGGACGAAGCCTCGTTCAACCGCGTCCTTCAATCCGCCGGGCTGAGAAAATGGCTGGATTCGTCCATTGACGGCATCAACACGCCGATAGCCAAGGGCGGCCGGAATCTTGCCCTCGGGGTGCGCCGCCGGGTCGCCCTTGCCCGAGCCCTGGCGTCCGGTGGCCGTTTTGCGGTCTTCGACGAACCGACCGAGTCCCTCGACGCGGAGGGACGGGCGGCGGTCTATCAGGCCATGAACGAGTTGGCCCAGTCGGGAACCACCATCATCGTCTTCTCCCACGACCCGCTGGTGATCCGGGGCGCGAGTTGGATGCTCGACCTTGGGATCAAGCCGGTCCCCGCCCTTACCGGTCCCATTCGCCACGAGGCCGGCCATGACTGA
- a CDS encoding HlyD family type I secretion periplasmic adaptor subunit gives MTEPEDVEIGPLTRGTHLFVACAAMLVIGFLVWSSVAVLDVVSQASGEVVPSTQLKSIQHLEGGIVSEILVREGQAVSKDQPLVALQATASGADVNEMAIRLVTLNLNVARLEAEAADKGEVTYPQEIVRSHPDLVTATDNLFRSRRGKLASTLGGLHEALTQREQAASEVEARLRNARNTLRHLGEQVSISESMIREGLSNRYTHLALLREQSALRSRIDEDEAALKRNQAAIKEARTLIETGRQSYRQEVVEQLAQARRDVDELSQRFSKVSDNLDRTTIRSPVDGVVKTLYVATRGGVVKAGGTVLDIVPAGDRLIVEAKLPTYDIGYVSLGQPARIRLASQDGVRFGSIDGSVVHIGPDTNVTEKGGAFYKVRIETTRDHFQHGIETYRLYPGMQVTAHIRTGERTVLTYILEPFMGLASSALKER, from the coding sequence ATGACTGAACCGGAAGACGTGGAAATCGGTCCACTCACCCGCGGAACCCACCTGTTCGTGGCCTGCGCCGCGATGCTGGTCATAGGCTTCCTCGTCTGGTCCAGCGTCGCCGTCCTGGATGTGGTCAGCCAGGCCTCGGGGGAAGTGGTTCCCTCCACCCAGCTCAAGTCCATCCAGCACCTTGAAGGCGGAATCGTATCGGAAATCCTGGTCCGCGAGGGTCAGGCGGTGAGCAAGGATCAGCCGCTGGTGGCCCTGCAGGCCACCGCCAGCGGCGCCGATGTCAACGAGATGGCCATCCGGCTGGTGACGCTCAACCTCAATGTCGCGCGTCTGGAAGCGGAGGCCGCGGACAAGGGAGAAGTCACCTATCCGCAGGAGATCGTCCGCTCCCATCCCGATCTGGTCACCGCCACCGACAACCTGTTCCGCAGCCGCCGGGGCAAGCTGGCTTCCACCCTGGGAGGGCTGCACGAGGCGCTGACCCAGCGCGAGCAGGCGGCCAGCGAGGTGGAAGCCCGGCTGCGCAACGCGCGCAACACCCTGCGCCATCTGGGCGAACAGGTCAGCATCAGCGAATCCATGATCCGGGAAGGCCTGTCCAACCGCTATACCCATCTCGCCCTGCTCCGCGAGCAATCAGCCCTGCGATCGCGAATCGACGAGGACGAGGCGGCCCTGAAGCGCAACCAGGCCGCCATCAAGGAAGCCCGAACCCTGATCGAGACCGGTCGCCAGTCCTATCGCCAGGAAGTGGTCGAGCAACTGGCCCAGGCCCGGCGTGATGTGGACGAACTGTCCCAAAGGTTCAGCAAGGTATCGGACAATCTGGACCGAACCACGATCCGTTCGCCGGTGGACGGGGTGGTGAAGACGCTCTACGTGGCGACCCGGGGCGGCGTGGTCAAAGCCGGCGGGACGGTTCTCGACATTGTTCCCGCCGGCGACCGCCTGATCGTCGAAGCCAAATTGCCGACCTACGACATCGGTTACGTCTCGCTCGGCCAACCCGCCCGGATCCGCCTGGCGTCCCAGGACGGAGTGCGCTTCGGATCCATCGACGGCAGCGTTGTCCACATTGGACCAGACACCAACGTGACCGAGAAGGGCGGAGCCTTCTACAAGGTGCGGATTGAAACGACCCGTGACCACTTCCAGCATGGCATCGAAACCTACCGGCTTTACCCGGGCATGCAGGTAACAGCCCATATCCGGACCGGAGAGCGGACTGTCCTCACCTACATTCTCGAGCCCTTCATGGGCTTGGCCAGTTCGGCGCTGAAAGAACGCTGA
- a CDS encoding phosphate/phosphite/phosphonate ABC transporter substrate-binding protein — MLERSLRSWHGAVLALVALLWSASARAEPQPLSFGIVPQAASSRLAEQWVPLLNEVSQRAGVRIAFRTTKDIPTFEAELGAGAYDLAYMNPYHYSVFHRHSGYQAFAKEKDRRLIGILVVRVDSPYRTIGNLADKSVIFPAPAAFAASILTQAEFARQGVKITPRYVSSHDSVYRGVSTGNFAAGGGITRTLDALPAEQRAELRVLATTREYTPHPFAAHPRVSPELIARIMAAMRSLQDDEIGRRVLEGVAMKGIEAGLDQEWNDVRALDIHLLEQWQKQKAE, encoded by the coding sequence ATGTTGGAGCGTTCGCTCCGCTCGTGGCATGGCGCCGTGTTGGCGCTGGTCGCCTTGCTGTGGTCCGCCAGCGCTCGGGCCGAGCCTCAACCCTTGAGCTTCGGCATCGTTCCCCAGGCGGCCTCGTCACGGTTAGCCGAGCAATGGGTGCCGCTTCTCAATGAGGTCAGCCAAAGGGCCGGCGTGCGAATTGCCTTCCGCACCACCAAGGACATTCCGACCTTCGAGGCCGAGCTTGGGGCGGGCGCCTACGACCTCGCCTACATGAACCCCTACCACTATTCGGTCTTCCACCGGCATTCGGGCTATCAGGCCTTCGCCAAGGAGAAGGACCGCCGCCTGATCGGCATCCTCGTCGTCCGCGTCGACAGCCCGTATCGGACGATCGGCAACCTCGCCGACAAGTCGGTCATCTTCCCGGCCCCGGCGGCCTTTGCCGCCAGTATCCTGACCCAGGCGGAGTTCGCGCGCCAAGGCGTCAAGATCACCCCCAGATACGTCTCGTCCCACGATTCGGTTTATCGGGGCGTTTCCACCGGCAATTTCGCCGCGGGTGGCGGCATCACCCGGACCCTGGATGCCCTGCCGGCCGAACAGCGCGCCGAACTGCGCGTGCTGGCGACAACCCGGGAATACACGCCCCATCCGTTTGCCGCCCACCCCCGCGTCTCCCCCGAGCTGATCGCGCGGATCATGGCCGCCATGAGATCGCTGCAGGACGACGAAATCGGCCGGCGCGTCCTCGAGGGGGTCGCCATGAAGGGCATCGAGGCAGGGCTCGACCAGGAATGGAACGATGTCCGGGCCTTGGACATTCACCTGTTGGAACAATGGCAGAAGCAGAAGGCCGAATGA
- a CDS encoding PAS domain S-box protein has protein sequence MERCPGLGHSPVGTMAEAEGRMTFRSRTIAGIALLQLVVLGVILFITVGAMKESGRYEINRRADVTLRLITASAKDAMISKDFATLDAIVSEARATGSVAYLRFADESGNVLSEDKTGAAVPGLAERRQRVIVAGNDFGSVQLGIDYQSLDNAVYNTSRLSTAIAVIGLALTALFSWFLGSYLTRQLEALRLAGARLAAGELDTRVPITGKDELAETAMAFNSMAEKLQEVVRTLSQNEASLRTFSEASSDWYWETDKDHRITWLSPGFAEAARIDPCLAMGKLYWELSARSTDKDLSSWKAHRDELASHRKFRDYRYWIGKDKTAQWISISGAPRYDDSGIFVGYCGSGTNITAQAEIAMQLRLFSRIVDQSPVSVVITDPDGKIQYVNPRFAEVTGYDQAEVVGMTPRLVASGETPSALYDELWRTIKNKRHWQGELRNKRKTGQRYWEQAIIFPVLDDSGDIVQFVGIKEDITARKDVEIVLAERTRMVQRHYESLRALSDVAALPHINAAEQLTEALVLGARHLALPIGIISRIEGDTYTVRHHDAPPSAPLHDGQVFELGNTYCALTISTNDVVAIAHMAKSRHAGHPCYQAFGLEAYIGATITVRGQTFGTINFSSPDPYAREFDDGDIEFVRLLARWAGAVLERDLANQDILAAKDIAEAARGNLAVQARKLAEINAELEQFAYVASHDLRQPLRMVSSYLGLISKRLGTETDDEIKEFFAFAMNGAKRMDRMILDLLEYSRTGRHDSSFQLTPLADVVSAALANLEVAIAEAGAVVEIIDEMPSAQGSPTELERLFQNLVGNAIKYRAPDRPVRVQITCRPDGHEWLIAIRDNGIGISPEDRERAFKIFQRLVAQDAYEGTGIGLAVCRKIVESHEGRIWIEDGLNGGTAVCFSLPKS, from the coding sequence ATGGAACGATGTCCGGGCCTTGGACATTCACCTGTTGGAACAATGGCAGAAGCAGAAGGCCGAATGACATTCCGTTCCAGGACCATCGCGGGCATCGCCCTGCTTCAACTCGTGGTGCTCGGCGTCATTCTGTTCATAACGGTCGGCGCCATGAAGGAATCCGGCCGCTACGAGATCAATCGTCGCGCCGACGTGACCTTGCGCCTCATCACGGCGAGCGCCAAGGATGCGATGATCTCCAAGGACTTCGCGACGCTTGATGCGATCGTCTCGGAGGCGCGGGCCACCGGCAGCGTCGCCTATCTGCGCTTTGCCGATGAGAGCGGCAATGTTCTGTCGGAAGACAAGACGGGCGCCGCCGTCCCCGGTCTGGCGGAACGCCGCCAGCGGGTGATCGTTGCCGGCAATGACTTTGGCTCCGTACAGCTTGGCATCGATTACCAAAGCCTGGACAACGCCGTTTACAACACCAGTCGCCTGTCCACCGCCATCGCCGTGATCGGATTGGCCCTGACGGCCCTGTTCTCGTGGTTCCTGGGATCATACCTGACCAGGCAGCTTGAAGCGCTGCGACTGGCGGGCGCCCGCCTCGCGGCCGGCGAACTTGATACGCGTGTCCCGATCACCGGCAAGGATGAGCTGGCCGAAACCGCCATGGCATTCAACAGCATGGCGGAAAAGCTGCAGGAGGTGGTACGCACCCTATCCCAGAACGAGGCCAGCCTGAGAACCTTCTCCGAGGCATCCAGCGACTGGTATTGGGAAACGGACAAGGACCATCGCATCACCTGGCTTTCCCCCGGCTTTGCCGAGGCTGCGCGGATTGATCCCTGCCTGGCCATGGGCAAGCTTTACTGGGAGCTTTCGGCCCGCAGCACGGACAAGGACCTGTCCTCGTGGAAGGCCCATCGCGATGAATTGGCGTCCCACCGGAAATTCCGCGACTATCGCTATTGGATCGGCAAGGACAAGACCGCCCAGTGGATCAGCATCAGCGGCGCCCCGCGCTATGACGACAGCGGCATATTCGTCGGGTATTGCGGCAGCGGCACCAATATCACGGCCCAAGCCGAAATCGCCATGCAGCTCCGGCTGTTCTCCCGCATCGTCGACCAGTCGCCCGTATCCGTGGTGATCACCGATCCGGACGGAAAGATCCAGTACGTCAATCCGCGCTTTGCCGAGGTCACGGGCTATGATCAGGCCGAGGTCGTCGGCATGACCCCCCGGCTGGTGGCCTCGGGGGAAACGCCGTCCGCCCTGTACGACGAATTGTGGCGGACCATCAAGAACAAGCGGCACTGGCAGGGCGAACTTCGCAACAAACGAAAGACCGGCCAGCGCTATTGGGAGCAGGCGATCATCTTCCCCGTTCTGGACGATTCCGGGGATATCGTGCAATTCGTCGGCATCAAGGAGGACATCACCGCCCGCAAGGATGTCGAGATCGTTCTGGCCGAGCGGACACGCATGGTCCAGCGTCACTACGAAAGCCTTCGCGCGCTGAGCGACGTCGCGGCTCTCCCCCACATCAATGCCGCCGAGCAATTGACCGAGGCGCTTGTCCTGGGAGCCCGGCATCTGGCGCTGCCCATCGGCATCATCAGCCGAATAGAAGGCGATACCTACACCGTCCGCCACCACGACGCGCCCCCGTCGGCACCGCTTCATGACGGCCAGGTCTTCGAGCTGGGCAACACGTATTGCGCCCTGACCATCAGTACCAATGACGTGGTGGCGATTGCCCATATGGCCAAGTCCAGGCACGCAGGACACCCCTGCTACCAGGCCTTTGGACTTGAAGCATATATCGGAGCAACGATCACGGTGCGCGGGCAGACATTCGGCACGATCAACTTCAGTTCGCCCGATCCCTATGCACGCGAGTTCGACGACGGCGACATCGAGTTCGTCCGGTTGCTGGCCCGCTGGGCAGGCGCCGTCCTGGAGCGAGACCTCGCAAACCAGGACATCCTGGCGGCCAAGGACATTGCGGAGGCCGCGCGGGGCAACCTTGCCGTCCAGGCGCGCAAATTGGCCGAGATCAATGCCGAGCTGGAGCAGTTCGCCTACGTCGCCTCCCACGACCTGCGCCAGCCGCTGCGCATGGTCAGCAGCTATCTCGGCCTGATCAGCAAGCGGCTGGGCACCGAGACCGACGACGAGATCAAGGAGTTCTTCGCCTTCGCGATGAATGGCGCCAAGAGAATGGACCGGATGATTCTCGATCTGCTCGAATACTCCCGCACCGGGCGGCACGATTCCTCGTTCCAGCTGACGCCGCTGGCAGACGTGGTGTCCGCCGCCCTTGCCAACCTGGAGGTGGCGATCGCCGAGGCCGGCGCCGTGGTGGAAATCATCGATGAGATGCCCTCTGCCCAGGGATCGCCGACCGAGCTTGAACGCCTGTTCCAGAATCTGGTCGGCAATGCCATCAAGTACCGCGCCCCGGACCGGCCCGTCCGCGTGCAGATTACCTGCCGGCCAGATGGTCACGAGTGGCTCATCGCCATCCGTGACAACGGCATCGGCATCTCGCCGGAGGACCGCGAGCGGGCGTTCAAGATCTTCCAGAGACTGGTCGCCCAGGACGCCTACGAGGGAACCGGCATCGGGCTGGCGGTCTGCAGGAAGATCGTCGAAAGCCACGAGGGGCGCATTTGGATCGAGGACGGTCTAAACGGCGGCACGGCAGTCTGCTTCTCACTGCCCAAAAGCTGA
- a CDS encoding serine protease: MFFTRKTVGLAVGILALSGIALAAPESKPIPSMELARSLIDAEQFEQAVAVLKQLDASDANTSAQIDLLFGRIYLAIGKPAKALGFFEEASFASMDGEAEAYLGLAEADLALGDLAKARRNAALALKSDPDLIAAHLVLARADQRIGKAAEAAARLRQLQRDRENSEDVAIILARFLAQQDGPTAGIAELERFVRQVPTSAGAYDALGQLLWATGRKVDAVQARDTARQLYLDRGQTGRSEAMAAWIKAVDPQGKWKAQEATVEEPVKPIQPELQRPTPPKEAPPPKAQPRPPVEAAPALPPPPRKVTQAVALAQPEPFPFAPGSPIMTGSGVVLEGGRQIITNRHVVEGITTLYVRNGTGHVRKARIAKVSNEDDLALLEIEKPFPEGAVTPISDIVQPTAGRAAIVMGYPLISLLGDEQPALTEGIVAKAAGLGNDPNTFQMTTKINKGNSGGPVFDKRGHLLGVAVGKTDTAGIYQKSGTLMEDMNIGIKGGRILAFLGKTAAAESAPPEMSLEDLYQQMLPRAVLIVGQK, from the coding sequence ATGTTCTTCACACGGAAGACGGTCGGGCTGGCGGTTGGCATTCTTGCCCTGAGTGGAATTGCCCTTGCTGCTCCTGAGTCCAAACCCATCCCCTCCATGGAACTGGCTCGGAGCTTGATCGACGCCGAACAGTTCGAGCAAGCGGTTGCTGTCCTCAAGCAACTCGATGCCAGTGACGCCAACACTTCCGCCCAGATCGACCTGCTGTTCGGACGCATCTACCTCGCCATCGGCAAACCGGCCAAGGCGTTGGGGTTCTTCGAGGAGGCGTCCTTCGCGTCCATGGATGGGGAAGCCGAAGCCTATCTGGGATTGGCCGAAGCCGATCTCGCTTTGGGCGATCTTGCCAAGGCCCGCCGCAATGCCGCCCTGGCGCTGAAAAGCGATCCCGATCTGATCGCCGCCCATCTGGTGCTAGCCCGCGCCGATCAGCGCATTGGCAAGGCTGCCGAAGCAGCCGCTCGTCTCCGCCAACTCCAACGGGACCGCGAGAACTCCGAGGATGTCGCCATTATCCTCGCCCGTTTCCTGGCCCAACAGGACGGTCCCACCGCCGGTATCGCGGAACTGGAGCGGTTCGTGCGCCAAGTCCCAACTTCCGCCGGGGCGTATGATGCCCTCGGGCAGTTGCTGTGGGCAACCGGGCGCAAGGTGGACGCCGTTCAAGCGCGGGACACTGCCCGCCAACTCTACCTGGATCGCGGCCAGACCGGTCGTTCCGAAGCCATGGCGGCATGGATCAAAGCGGTCGATCCCCAGGGCAAGTGGAAAGCCCAAGAGGCGACGGTCGAGGAACCGGTGAAGCCGATCCAACCGGAACTTCAAAGGCCAACTCCACCCAAAGAGGCCCCGCCCCCCAAGGCTCAACCTCGCCCACCGGTCGAAGCCGCCCCGGCACTGCCGCCGCCACCCCGCAAGGTCACCCAGGCGGTGGCCCTGGCCCAACCCGAGCCGTTCCCCTTCGCCCCCGGTAGTCCGATCATGACCGGCAGTGGAGTGGTCCTGGAAGGTGGCCGTCAGATCATCACCAATCGGCATGTGGTCGAGGGCATCACCACCCTCTATGTGCGCAACGGCACCGGCCATGTCCGCAAGGCCCGCATCGCCAAGGTCTCAAATGAGGATGACTTGGCCCTGCTGGAAATTGAAAAGCCCTTCCCCGAAGGGGCGGTCACCCCGATCTCCGATATCGTCCAGCCCACCGCCGGACGCGCCGCCATCGTCATGGGCTATCCCCTGATCAGTCTGTTGGGGGACGAGCAACCGGCCCTGACCGAAGGCATCGTCGCCAAGGCCGCCGGGTTGGGCAACGACCCCAACACCTTCCAGATGACCACCAAGATCAACAAGGGCAATTCCGGCGGCCCGGTGTTCGACAAGCGCGGGCATCTGCTGGGGGTGGCGGTCGGCAAGACCGATACCGCCGGGATCTACCAAAAGAGCGGCACCCTGATGGAAGACATGAACATCGGCATCAAGGGCGGCCGCATCCTGGCCTTCCTGGGCAAGACCGCCGCCGCCGAATCCGCTCCCCCGGAAATGAGCCTGGAAGACCTGTATCAGCAGATGCTTCCCCGCGCCGTTCTGATCGTCGGGCAGAAGTGA
- a CDS encoding DUF4384 domain-containing protein: MKKSVLIIGLIALPPQSASAEWVRASGSYIFPPVMTEAEACQQAETRARADAVRQVTGETLSSEEAMRCTEQGDEAECARNSTVWTMVGGDIRSIRDRKVETMVEVETFRKCVVSFEADVHVAEGRPDPNFDVGVALNNTVYRDGENLNVTLKPSQPMAVQIFQWLPYEKGDTQVGRIFPNQFDAADRIAKSVTIPTEAGAKRYDLKVSFPSGQPSSRKMVDEYLMVVATKKPMVLRDSYSLDDFNRVVAEIPQGDRRIVRRLYNIVRGAE, translated from the coding sequence ATGAAGAAGAGCGTCCTCATCATCGGCCTGATCGCCCTTCCGCCTCAGTCGGCCTCCGCCGAATGGGTGCGGGCCTCCGGCAGCTACATCTTCCCGCCGGTGATGACCGAGGCCGAAGCCTGCCAGCAGGCGGAAACCCGCGCCCGCGCCGATGCCGTGCGTCAGGTAACCGGGGAAACCCTGTCGTCGGAAGAGGCCATGCGCTGCACCGAGCAGGGCGACGAAGCCGAATGCGCCCGCAATTCGACGGTCTGGACCATGGTGGGTGGCGACATCCGCTCCATCCGCGACCGCAAGGTCGAAACCATGGTCGAGGTTGAAACCTTCCGCAAATGCGTGGTGTCGTTCGAGGCCGATGTTCATGTGGCCGAGGGTAGGCCCGACCCCAATTTCGATGTCGGCGTGGCACTCAACAACACGGTCTATCGGGATGGCGAGAATCTGAACGTCACCCTGAAGCCGTCCCAGCCCATGGCGGTGCAGATTTTCCAATGGCTGCCCTATGAAAAGGGCGACACCCAGGTGGGGCGTATCTTCCCGAACCAATTCGACGCAGCCGACCGCATCGCCAAATCGGTCACCATTCCCACCGAGGCCGGTGCCAAACGCTACGATCTGAAGGTGAGCTTCCCCTCCGGTCAGCCATCGAGCCGCAAGATGGTGGACGAATACCTGATGGTGGTCGCCACCAAGAAGCCCATGGTGCTGCGCGACAGCTATTCCCTGGACGACTTCAACCGGGTGGTGGCCGAGATTCCCCAGGGGGATCGCCGCATTGTGCGTCGGCTCTACAATATCGTGCGGGGGGCCGAATGA